The stretch of DNA CCCGCGCTCCTTCCACGCCGCAGCAGTCAGGACGACGGCCAGCAGCGGTGTCCCCTGATAGCGGCTGACGAGGCTGGCTGCGACGATGCGCGCGCCGCTATCGGCCACCGTCGAGGCGGCAGCGATCGGCTCGCCATACAGCGCGCCGAAGAACTTATGGACCTCCATCAGCGCGGCGTCCAGCGCCTCGTCGGATGGCGCGGCGGTCGAGCCGGTGTAGGCCTCGACCATCAGCGCCGCCAGAGAGTCGGCATCGTCGAGCGCCGCCGGTCGGATCATCAGGTCGCTGACAACGTCTCTGGCCTCGACTGCAGCAACAAGGTGTCGTCGATTCTGCATGAACACTCCTTTGATTCAGTCTCCATACGTTGATTGCGCGTTACTCGCTGGTCATGGCGAGCGCCGGCGTTGTCGTGCGCTGGCGCTGCCGATGCGTCAGCCAGGCAACGACCGACAGCGGGCCCGCGATCACCAGCGCGACAAAGAACGGCAGTGGGTGCCACGCGCCATACAGCAGGCCCGCTCCAATTGGCGCAGCCGCGTCTCCGATGCCGATGCTGACCTCGCCGATGCCATAGGCGCGCCCGCGCAGCCGCTCCGGCGTGACATCCGCCAACGCCGCCGCCATCAGCGACCAGATTGCGCTGAACGAATACCGCAGCATGTAGGCGATCGCGATGAGCGCAATGTTGCCGGTGACGATGAACAGGGCATAGGACACAGTCACCATCGCCAACGTCACACCCATCCCGGCGAACGGCTGCGAAAGCGGTCGCCAATGGCTGACCAGCAAGGCGAAGACCAGCGCGGCAGCCGAGCCGAGCGAGCCGAGCAGCCCGATCGTGCCGAGGCTGAGGTCGCGCTGGTCGTGCAGGAAGTTCGGCAACAGGGTCGAACCAACGTAGATCATCGGGACCAACAGGTGAAAA from Thermomicrobiales bacterium encodes:
- a CDS encoding GNAT family N-acetyltransferase: MQNRRHLVAAVEARDVVSDLMIRPAALDDADSLAALMVEAYTGSTAAPSDEALDAALMEVHKFFGALYGEPIAAASTVADSGARIVAASLVSRYQGTPLLAVVLTAAAWKERGAAYAVVQSSINALADAGETSLALIITAANRPALELMDRLGFEEVGS
- a CDS encoding MFS transporter — translated: FHLLVPMIYVGSTLLPNFLHDQRDLSLGTIGLLGSLGSAAALVFALLVSHWRPLSQPFAGMGVTLAMVTVSYALFIVTGNIALIAIAYMLRYSFSAIWSLMAAALADVTPERLRGRAYGIGEVSIGIGDAAAPIGAGLLYGAWHPLPFFVALVIAGPLSVVAWLTHRQRQRTTTPALAMTSE